One segment of Aggregicoccus sp. 17bor-14 DNA contains the following:
- a CDS encoding DUF5063 domain-containing protein codes for MGDAEREAALRLALDRLALAQHFAHGPGDERRFPEPALTPHDALRARLGPLFPGLGLYDAVLESTEHLGEPELGIGDALDDLIDIARELEGVLLRWESTSEADALWHLRFGFDSHWGKHLRSLQLYLHRRAR; via the coding sequence ATGGGCGACGCCGAGCGTGAGGCCGCCCTGCGCCTGGCACTCGATCGACTCGCGCTCGCACAGCACTTCGCTCACGGTCCTGGCGATGAGCGGCGCTTCCCCGAGCCCGCGCTCACTCCCCACGACGCCCTGCGCGCACGACTCGGCCCGCTCTTCCCCGGGCTCGGCCTCTACGACGCGGTGCTCGAGTCCACCGAGCACCTCGGCGAGCCCGAACTCGGCATCGGGGATGCGCTCGATGACCTCATCGACATCGCGCGCGAGCTGGAGGGCGTCCTCCTGCGCTGGGAGTCCACGAGCGAGGCCGACGCCCTCTGGCACCTCCGCTTCGGTTTCGACTCCCACTGGGGAAAGCATCTGCGCAGCCTGCAGCTGTACCTGCACCGGCGCGCGCGCTGA
- a CDS encoding DUF4846 domain-containing protein, whose product MLPAALFLTLAVLASSPQDTLAQRFPPPAGYVREDAAPSSFATWLRALPLRPAGSPVRLYTGALKRRQDVHAGVLALDTGTRDLQQCADAVIRLRAEYLYARGRLSELHFRTTSGEPLPFARWAAGERPQVRGRHVTWTQGGRAGTDRANLRAYLDVVFTYAGTQSLAQELRRVDVTHLQAGDVFLQPGAPGHAVLVVDTAVQPRTGARLFLLAQGYMPAQDVHVLRNLEQPLLGAWYALDFGEQLRTPEWTFTPKDLWRFE is encoded by the coding sequence ATGCTCCCCGCCGCGCTCTTCCTGACCCTCGCCGTCCTCGCCTCATCCCCGCAGGACACGCTCGCCCAGCGCTTCCCACCTCCCGCGGGCTACGTGCGCGAAGATGCCGCACCCTCGAGCTTCGCCACCTGGCTGCGCGCACTCCCCCTGCGCCCCGCGGGCAGCCCCGTGCGCCTGTACACGGGCGCGCTCAAGCGCCGGCAGGACGTGCACGCCGGGGTGCTCGCGCTGGACACCGGGACGCGCGACCTGCAGCAGTGCGCGGACGCCGTCATCCGCCTGCGCGCGGAGTACCTCTACGCGCGAGGGAGGCTCTCCGAGCTCCACTTCCGCACCACCTCCGGCGAGCCGCTTCCCTTCGCGCGCTGGGCCGCGGGCGAGCGGCCGCAGGTGCGCGGCCGGCACGTGACGTGGACGCAGGGCGGGCGCGCGGGGACGGACCGCGCGAACCTGCGCGCCTACCTGGACGTGGTGTTCACGTACGCGGGCACGCAGTCGCTCGCGCAGGAGCTGCGGCGCGTGGACGTGACACACCTGCAGGCCGGAGACGTCTTCCTGCAGCCGGGCGCTCCGGGCCACGCGGTGCTGGTGGTGGACACGGCGGTGCAGCCGCGCACGGGCGCGCGCCTCTTCCTCCTCGCACAGGGCTACATGCCCGCGCAGGACGTGCACGTACTGCGAAACCTCGAGCAGCCCCTTCTCGGCGCCTGGTAC